From Scomber scombrus chromosome 6, fScoSco1.1, whole genome shotgun sequence, the proteins below share one genomic window:
- the c6h15orf40 gene encoding UPF0235 protein C15orf40 homolog, producing MFTRSCLTTAGVFIRSLRFIPPVEVIPSPCVSDICRRYHRNTKMPQKAKNTKKPPAAAEAEASGPVTRDKSGAVTITVHAKPGSKHSGITEVSTESVGVAIAAPPTDGEANTELIRYLAEVLGLKKSHISLDKGSRSRDKLISVDSSLSPEEVLRRLREAAS from the exons ATGTTTACACGGTCATGTTTGACTACAGCTGGTGTTTTTATAAGATCACTGAGGTTTATACCACCGGTAGAAGTTATACCATCACCCTGTGTCTCTGATATCTGCAGACGTTACCATAGAAACACTAAAATGCCCCAAAAGGCGAAAAAT ACGAAGAAGCCGCCGgctgcagcagaggcagaggcGTCCGGTCCGGTGACTCGGGACAAAAGCGGCGCTGTTACCATCACGGTGCACGCAAAGCCTGGCTCCAAACACAGCGGCATCACAG AAGTTTCTACAGAGTCGGTGGGAGTCGCCATCGCAGCGCCTCCTACAGACGGGGAGGCCAACACTGAGCTTATCCGTTACCTGGCTGAAGTTCTGGGCCTGAAGAAAAGTCACATATCTCTGGACAAG ggcTCCAGGTCCAGAGACAAACTCATCAGTGTGGACTCCAGTCTCAGCCCAGAGGAGGTGCTGAGGAGACTCAGAGAGGCTGCAAGctga